A single region of the Undibacterium piscinae genome encodes:
- a CDS encoding efflux RND transporter permease subunit, which translates to MHFSHYFIKRPIFAIVLSILLTLIGAVAAFKLPISEFPEIVPPTVTVKASYPGASAQEIAETVAAPIEQELNGVDGMLYLSSQSVGDGKLVISVVFKPGTNIDDAQSLVQNRVAIADSRLPEEVRRQGIAVKKASPDQLMVVMFASPKGTHDQQYISNFVSAKVKDALSRLDGVGDIYTRGARDFSMRIWLDPARVANMGLTPSEVVAAIRRSNVQVAAGVLNQPPGGSDGAFQIQVQAQGRLRDVEEFKSIIVATQTDGAIVRLRDVARVEMGAQDYTESGFVDGQNAVALSISQKPGSNALATADRILAQLEKLKIDFPDDLTFNAHYNPTDFIRASIDKVRDTIFEAALLVCLTVLLFLGSWRAAVIPILAIPVSLIGTFAVMAGLGFSINTLSLFGLVLAIGIVVDDAIVVVENVERHIEEGLNPADAARRSMSEVGSALIAIALVLVAVFIPTAFIDGISGMFYRQFAVTIAASTVISAMVSLTLSPALAALLLKPKHSQHGDSIGERWMSVFNRGFGRLSDRYTQLIGFTLSRRWLMLPLYVGLVGLTVWRFVATPTGFVPQLDRGYAIVSIQLPPGSTLERTTQVTHEVTQRLLKQQGVAHTAAFAGTDGATFTAAPNAAVIFTIFKDFNERAGYHLDGPAMLAAMRKTLAPISNARVMVIPPPAVRGIGTGGGFKLQIRDINGQGPQALQAVARELVEHASKLPSVASAFTPFNAMTPQLKVDIDRTKSELLGVTPDRVNEMLQAYMGSVFVNDMNLMGRVWRVTAQADSSYRRNVDDLAALKTRSSNGAMVPLGSLASFQQTTAAYRVPRYNLFPTAELQGSSKPGFSTGETIAAMESMLAARLPAGFDYEWTELALQEKQAGSSTLIALTLAVVFVYLLLAALFESWLLPLSVVMIVPMCILAALTGVWLRGMDNNVLTQIGFVVLIGLAAKNAILIVEFARQAFNDGATAREAAIAAAHARLRPILMTSLAFLMGVLPLAYSTGPGAEMRQSVGTAVFTGMIGVTVFGLLFTPLFFALLARRKTKSVEKVTHEIGAKV; encoded by the coding sequence CTTCTAACGTTAATCGGTGCCGTCGCTGCCTTTAAACTCCCTATTTCAGAATTTCCCGAAATCGTACCACCGACCGTCACAGTCAAGGCGAGTTACCCTGGCGCATCTGCGCAGGAGATTGCTGAAACGGTTGCCGCGCCGATTGAGCAAGAACTCAATGGCGTCGATGGTATGTTATATCTTTCATCCCAGTCAGTTGGCGACGGTAAGCTAGTTATCAGCGTCGTATTTAAACCCGGCACCAATATCGACGACGCGCAATCTTTAGTGCAGAACCGGGTCGCGATTGCGGATTCTCGGCTTCCTGAGGAAGTTCGACGTCAGGGTATCGCCGTCAAGAAAGCGTCGCCAGATCAATTGATGGTGGTGATGTTCGCTTCGCCCAAAGGTACCCACGATCAACAATACATCTCCAATTTCGTCAGTGCCAAAGTGAAGGACGCGTTGAGCCGCCTCGATGGTGTTGGCGATATTTACACCCGCGGCGCACGCGATTTTTCGATGCGTATCTGGCTCGATCCAGCACGTGTGGCTAATATGGGGCTGACACCATCAGAAGTGGTTGCCGCTATACGGCGCTCTAACGTGCAGGTAGCCGCCGGTGTACTAAACCAACCGCCGGGCGGTAGTGATGGCGCTTTTCAGATTCAAGTACAGGCACAAGGTCGGCTGCGTGATGTGGAGGAGTTCAAATCCATCATAGTCGCAACGCAAACTGACGGTGCCATCGTACGCTTGCGTGATGTCGCACGTGTCGAAATGGGTGCGCAAGATTATACGGAGAGTGGTTTTGTCGATGGACAGAATGCGGTTGCCTTAAGCATCAGCCAAAAACCAGGGTCGAATGCCTTAGCTACAGCAGATCGAATACTCGCACAACTGGAAAAACTTAAAATCGATTTCCCCGACGATTTGACCTTTAATGCACACTACAACCCGACCGATTTCATTCGAGCATCAATCGACAAAGTCAGGGATACGATTTTCGAAGCAGCCCTATTGGTTTGCTTGACTGTACTTCTGTTTCTGGGATCATGGCGTGCCGCAGTGATACCTATTTTAGCAATTCCTGTCTCGCTCATCGGCACCTTCGCAGTAATGGCCGGGTTAGGCTTTTCAATCAACACCTTGTCTTTGTTTGGCTTGGTGCTAGCAATAGGTATCGTAGTGGACGATGCTATCGTCGTGGTTGAAAACGTCGAACGCCATATTGAGGAAGGCCTGAATCCGGCAGATGCCGCGCGTCGTAGCATGAGTGAGGTCGGCTCTGCACTGATTGCCATTGCACTTGTCCTTGTTGCTGTATTCATTCCTACTGCATTTATAGATGGTATTTCCGGCATGTTCTATCGACAGTTCGCAGTCACGATTGCCGCATCTACAGTGATTTCAGCGATGGTGTCACTGACGCTCTCACCTGCTCTAGCAGCATTACTACTGAAGCCCAAACACAGCCAACACGGCGATAGCATTGGTGAGCGATGGATGTCAGTTTTTAACCGTGGTTTTGGGCGATTGTCTGATCGTTATACTCAACTGATCGGATTTACCTTGTCACGCCGCTGGTTAATGCTGCCGTTGTATGTTGGTCTGGTTGGACTCACAGTCTGGCGCTTTGTAGCCACGCCCACTGGCTTTGTTCCGCAGCTTGATCGTGGTTATGCAATTGTGTCGATTCAGCTACCTCCCGGCTCGACATTGGAACGCACGACTCAAGTGACCCACGAGGTAACCCAACGATTACTGAAGCAACAAGGTGTGGCGCACACAGCCGCCTTTGCCGGCACCGATGGCGCAACATTTACAGCTGCACCGAATGCTGCCGTCATTTTTACAATCTTCAAGGATTTTAACGAGCGTGCGGGATATCACCTTGATGGCCCCGCGATGTTAGCGGCCATGCGCAAGACGCTGGCACCAATCAGCAATGCACGTGTCATGGTGATTCCGCCACCGGCGGTACGAGGAATCGGGACCGGAGGTGGCTTCAAGTTACAGATCCGCGACATCAATGGTCAGGGTCCGCAGGCGTTACAGGCGGTTGCCCGCGAATTGGTTGAACACGCGTCTAAGCTACCCTCGGTTGCAAGCGCCTTTACCCCATTTAACGCAATGACGCCACAGCTCAAGGTCGACATCGACCGTACCAAGTCAGAGTTGTTGGGCGTTACCCCTGATCGTGTAAATGAAATGCTACAAGCCTATATGGGATCGGTGTTCGTTAACGACATGAATTTAATGGGGAGAGTCTGGCGTGTCACCGCGCAAGCTGATTCAAGCTATCGACGAAACGTTGACGATTTAGCCGCACTGAAGACGCGCAGCAGCAACGGAGCCATGGTTCCATTGGGTAGCTTGGCTAGCTTTCAACAAACAACCGCCGCCTACCGCGTGCCACGCTACAATTTATTTCCAACAGCAGAACTTCAAGGAAGTAGCAAGCCGGGCTTCTCAACCGGTGAAACAATCGCGGCCATGGAATCTATGTTGGCGGCACGTCTGCCTGCAGGATTCGACTATGAATGGACCGAGCTTGCGCTGCAAGAAAAGCAAGCCGGCAGCAGCACTTTGATTGCATTAACGCTTGCCGTGGTGTTCGTTTACCTGTTGCTGGCGGCGCTATTCGAAAGCTGGCTGTTACCCCTATCGGTGGTAATGATAGTGCCGATGTGCATTTTGGCAGCTCTTACCGGTGTGTGGTTGCGTGGAATGGACAACAACGTCCTGACTCAAATCGGCTTTGTCGTATTAATTGGGCTCGCCGCTAAGAACGCTATTTTGATTGTTGAGTTTGCACGTCAAGCGTTTAACGATGGAGCCACCGCTCGCGAAGCAGCAATCGCAGCGGCGCATGCAAGATTGAGGCCCATACTGATGACCTCACTCGCTTTCCTGATGGGTGTATTACCTCTAGCATACTCGACTGGACCAGGAGCAGAGATGCGCCAATCCGTCGGCACTGCAGTCTTTACCGGAATGATCGGCGTAACCGTTTTCGGACTGTTATTTACGCCCTTGTTCTTCGCTTTGTTGGCTCGCCGAAAAACTAAAAGTGTAGAAAAAGTAACGCACGAAATCGGAGCTAAAGTATGA
- a CDS encoding TolC family protein — protein MKNTMKFPLKTSLSVLLSTLFLGACSSVASYKAPLLDSNHVSTLPSAITSKSLQRGTPPALWWKQFGDVQLETLVELAWRNNYDLRTAVARLSGSREQLQVAQSALIPNASLDAGSNHTKLAAIESRSGSPTIVSPLQWQMSLAWELDLFGRVSHSIEAAQASVEERSALRDDVRRVILAHVVEAYLDLRGAQMLSASIQAQVDNQTSSLKLIRDRETFGSASSSERLRFEAQLRLLSSRLPSLIAQERSARNRLATLTGQRLDAPQLALLDQPITIKLPQTIITDEPAQLLLRRPDLKAAERALAVATAREGIAYAELFPRISLSALVGSSGVAGNWLTGDASRWRVGATSSWSLFDAGARRAQFRAAGAEVQAALANFDKVVAVALEETDTALSTWGQLRKRNDELHIALSLAQESVRLSRLRYDEGMESLLNTLESERIALATNEQFISAKRDFAISTARSYFALAGGFDVGNAVSK, from the coding sequence ATGAAAAACACGATGAAGTTTCCATTAAAAACGAGTTTATCTGTGTTGTTGTCAACGCTCTTTCTTGGCGCGTGTTCCAGCGTAGCCTCCTACAAGGCACCGCTTCTAGATAGCAATCATGTATCGACCTTGCCATCAGCGATCACGAGCAAGTCACTTCAACGCGGCACACCGCCTGCTTTATGGTGGAAGCAGTTTGGCGATGTCCAGCTAGAAACACTGGTTGAACTGGCATGGCGAAATAATTATGATTTACGTACAGCGGTAGCAAGACTTTCAGGTAGTCGTGAACAGTTGCAGGTCGCCCAGAGCGCACTCATACCCAACGCTAGTCTCGATGCTGGTTCAAACCATACAAAGCTCGCAGCAATCGAAAGCCGCAGCGGCTCCCCCACCATTGTCAGCCCCCTTCAATGGCAGATGTCGCTGGCTTGGGAGTTGGATCTTTTTGGGCGTGTTAGCCACAGTATCGAGGCTGCACAAGCCTCGGTTGAGGAACGTTCTGCCCTTCGTGACGATGTTCGGCGCGTGATTCTCGCGCACGTAGTTGAAGCCTATCTTGACTTACGTGGTGCTCAGATGCTAAGTGCATCCATCCAAGCGCAAGTTGACAACCAAACCAGTTCATTGAAGCTGATTCGTGACCGTGAAACTTTTGGTAGTGCGTCGTCATCGGAGCGTCTACGCTTTGAGGCACAGCTTCGACTGCTTAGCTCGCGCTTGCCTAGCTTGATCGCGCAAGAACGTTCAGCCCGAAACCGCCTGGCGACACTGACCGGGCAAAGGCTCGACGCACCACAATTGGCGTTACTGGATCAACCTATTACGATAAAACTGCCGCAGACAATCATAACGGACGAACCGGCGCAGCTTTTGCTCCGCCGCCCAGACCTGAAGGCAGCGGAACGAGCGCTGGCAGTGGCCACTGCAAGGGAAGGCATCGCTTACGCCGAGCTGTTTCCGAGAATTAGTCTGTCGGCCCTCGTCGGTAGTTCTGGCGTGGCAGGTAACTGGCTGACTGGCGACGCGAGTCGCTGGCGCGTGGGTGCAACGTCTTCATGGTCTTTGTTTGACGCCGGCGCACGCCGTGCTCAATTCCGTGCCGCTGGAGCGGAAGTTCAGGCCGCGTTAGCCAACTTCGACAAAGTTGTCGCCGTTGCTCTCGAGGAGACCGATACCGCCCTCTCAACCTGGGGGCAACTTCGCAAGCGTAATGATGAGTTACATATCGCCCTAAGTCTAGCCCAGGAGAGCGTTCGGTTATCGCGCTTGCGCTACGATGAAGGGATGGAAAGCCTTCTCAATACCCTAGAATCGGAACGAATCGCGCTGGCAACCAATGAGCAATTCATTAGCGCAAAACGCGACTTCGCTATAAGCACAGCACGCTCCTATTTCGCGCTTGCGGGTGGCTTTGATGTCGGCAATGCCGTTAGTAAATAG
- a CDS encoding siderophore-interacting protein — protein MYTNTEKPTTNHIPITTIDAQNDIQQTIPVRPQLPAVVTAREQLSRARIRLTFSGDDVATFIRNKAAQAPGNWVKLFVPSSNGEIVGRAYTLRKFDLCMGTFEIDFFTHENGPASSWANSAQVGDTITFAGPRDGGFALNPISEWLVLIGDETCLSAIQVILSNLPSDLPGTVLIEVDDPDEHKPFFVGKNMKLQWIKRTHNPLKTDDALTKSLSNMEKLSGFGQAWVAGESSSVMVIRTFLQEKWKLDKESIRTKGYWKKGVTHFRS, from the coding sequence ATGTATACAAACACAGAAAAACCAACAACAAATCACATTCCGATTACCACTATTGATGCGCAAAATGACATTCAGCAGACGATACCGGTTCGACCACAATTACCAGCTGTAGTGACTGCACGCGAACAACTCAGTAGGGCTCGGATTCGGCTCACCTTCAGTGGTGATGATGTGGCGACATTTATTCGTAATAAGGCAGCGCAAGCGCCCGGCAATTGGGTAAAGCTCTTCGTGCCGTCCTCAAATGGAGAGATTGTTGGCCGTGCCTACACGCTGCGTAAGTTTGATCTCTGCATGGGAACTTTCGAAATAGATTTTTTCACCCATGAAAACGGGCCTGCTTCGTCTTGGGCGAATTCGGCACAAGTCGGCGATACCATAACGTTTGCCGGCCCTCGTGATGGTGGATTTGCTCTTAATCCAATATCAGAATGGCTTGTTCTCATCGGAGACGAGACTTGTTTATCCGCGATACAAGTTATCTTGTCTAATCTACCATCCGACTTACCTGGTACTGTCTTGATTGAAGTCGATGATCCTGATGAACATAAGCCATTCTTTGTAGGGAAAAATATGAAACTACAATGGATCAAGCGTACTCATAACCCATTGAAAACCGATGATGCATTAACCAAGTCACTCAGTAATATGGAAAAGCTTTCAGGCTTCGGCCAAGCATGGGTGGCCGGTGAGTCCAGTAGCGTCATGGTGATACGTACGTTTCTACAAGAAAAATGGAAATTGGACAAAGAGTCGATTCGCACGAAGGGCTACTGGAAAAAGGGAGTGACACATTTTCGTTCATAG
- a CDS encoding glutathione S-transferase → MINFSAFPITKKWPPTRPNDIQLYSLPTPNGVKISIMLEETGLAYESHLVDFSNNDQMSAEFLSLNPNNKIPALLDPNGPKHKPFPLFESGAILLYLADKTGRFLPLDPAERYETIQWLMFQIGGIGPMFGQLGFFHKFAGKEYEDKRPRDRYVTESKRLLNVLNNRLENRNWMMGDTYTIADIAIFPWVRNLVGPYGAADLVGIEDFPHVIRVLDSFTVRPAVIRGLEVPRRT, encoded by the coding sequence ATGATTAATTTTTCTGCTTTTCCTATTACAAAAAAATGGCCCCCTACTCGGCCTAACGACATTCAACTTTACTCGCTGCCGACGCCTAATGGCGTCAAAATATCGATTATGTTAGAAGAAACTGGGTTGGCATATGAATCTCATCTGGTAGATTTCTCAAACAATGATCAAATGTCAGCTGAATTTTTGTCCTTAAACCCAAACAACAAAATTCCAGCGCTCCTCGACCCTAATGGCCCAAAACACAAACCCTTTCCTCTTTTCGAATCAGGAGCGATTTTGCTCTATTTGGCAGATAAGACAGGTCGTTTTTTACCGTTAGATCCCGCCGAAAGGTATGAGACGATTCAGTGGCTGATGTTCCAGATAGGAGGCATTGGTCCGATGTTTGGTCAACTGGGCTTTTTCCACAAATTTGCAGGCAAAGAATATGAAGACAAGCGACCGAGGGATCGTTACGTGACGGAGTCGAAACGCCTCCTGAATGTCTTAAATAACCGGTTGGAGAACCGCAATTGGATGATGGGAGATACTTACACGATTGCAGACATCGCTATCTTTCCGTGGGTGCGTAATTTAGTCGGCCCCTATGGAGCCGCCGATTTGGTGGGTATTGAGGACTTTCCACACGTTATTCGAGTATTAGATAGCTTCACAGTTCGACCAGCGGTTATAAGAGGCCTTGAAGTACCCAGACGCACCTGA
- the gorA gene encoding glutathione-disulfide reductase: MGVEMFDLLVIGGGSGGVRAARMAAQKGARVALIEGGDLGGTCVNVGCIPKKLYSYAANYSESFDEAPGFGWSISEKPKLDWELLKANRSKEIFRLNAVYANLLRDAGVLMIAGWAKIVNSNTVQVNGVEYHAKTLLIATGGTPMVPEIAGAEHVITSNDMFDLATFPKRLLVVGGGYIACEFASIFNGLGAQVTQLYRGDQILRGFDDDVRQFLASEMRKSGVDLRINAYVAAISKSENGLIVSLKDGQTIQVDTVLYAIGRIPNIQGLGLKANDIAQSSDGAIKVNDQYQTSVPGIYALGDVTARIQLTPVALGEAMTLVDHLYGKKQMQMDYDFIPTAVFTHPNVATVGYSESDAQKTFGKIRVYRSEFKALKHTLSGSTERSMMKLIVDDVTDRVVGMHMVGADAGEVIQGFTVAMKAGATKAVFDSTIGIHPTAAEEFVTMRIVT; encoded by the coding sequence ATGGGCGTTGAAATGTTTGATTTATTAGTAATCGGTGGTGGCAGTGGTGGTGTACGCGCTGCGCGTATGGCAGCACAGAAAGGTGCACGCGTCGCTTTAATTGAAGGTGGCGATTTAGGCGGCACTTGCGTCAATGTCGGCTGTATTCCCAAAAAACTCTATAGCTATGCAGCGAACTATTCAGAGTCTTTCGATGAGGCGCCTGGCTTTGGTTGGTCGATTTCTGAAAAGCCAAAATTAGACTGGGAACTGTTGAAAGCCAACCGAAGCAAAGAAATTTTTCGTCTCAATGCAGTATATGCAAATCTACTGCGCGATGCCGGGGTATTGATGATTGCCGGTTGGGCCAAGATAGTCAATAGCAATACGGTGCAAGTCAACGGCGTTGAGTATCATGCCAAAACATTGTTGATCGCCACTGGCGGTACCCCAATGGTACCGGAAATTGCAGGAGCAGAACATGTGATCACGTCCAACGACATGTTTGATCTTGCGACATTTCCTAAACGATTGTTGGTCGTGGGCGGTGGATATATCGCTTGCGAATTTGCGTCCATATTTAACGGGCTTGGTGCGCAAGTCACTCAACTTTATCGCGGCGACCAAATATTGCGCGGCTTTGACGATGATGTGCGTCAATTTCTTGCGTCAGAAATGCGTAAATCTGGCGTGGATTTACGCATCAATGCCTATGTCGCTGCGATTAGCAAATCGGAAAATGGACTGATCGTCAGTTTAAAAGACGGCCAGACAATACAAGTCGATACTGTCTTGTATGCCATTGGGCGCATACCGAATATTCAAGGTTTAGGGCTGAAAGCGAACGATATTGCGCAAAGTTCCGATGGTGCAATTAAAGTAAACGATCAATATCAAACATCCGTCCCCGGCATTTATGCGCTGGGAGATGTCACTGCTCGAATTCAGCTAACTCCAGTCGCATTAGGTGAAGCAATGACCCTAGTGGATCATCTGTACGGCAAAAAGCAAATGCAGATGGATTACGATTTCATCCCGACAGCTGTCTTCACTCATCCAAACGTTGCCACGGTCGGATATAGCGAATCTGATGCACAAAAAACATTCGGCAAAATACGCGTTTATCGCAGCGAATTTAAAGCACTTAAACACACCTTAAGCGGCAGCACAGAACGGTCAATGATGAAACTCATCGTCGATGATGTAACTGATCGCGTGGTCGGAATGCACATGGTGGGGGCTGATGCTGGCGAAGTCATCCAAGGATTTACCGTCGCCATGAAAGCAGGCGCTACCAAAGCCGTGTTTGACAGCACAATCGGCATTCATCCTACTGCGGCAGAAGAGTTTGTGACGATGAGAATCGTTACTTAA
- a CDS encoding LysR family transcriptional regulator, which produces MISKTQYKLSAADLELVLALNRGGTLAAAGERLALDASTVFRSIQRIERGLGQQLFARSRNGYLALELAQVLTAHAEQLERELESARSAAQLVPDQVSGTVRLSTTDTILHGLVAGVLPSLRVAHPLLELEMHTGNELANLTRRDADIALRATKKPPQHLVGKRIGPIRIALFASAKSGIQNLDDVRAQNSAWIAPDDALPEHPSVLWRKKYFPKVQPQYRVSSILTVAEFVAQGVGVGIVPLFLGQHRSELRQITDALDENQTELWLLTHTESRHLRRVSTVFAHLANQLILN; this is translated from the coding sequence ATGATTTCGAAAACGCAATACAAACTAAGTGCGGCCGATCTTGAGTTGGTGTTGGCTTTGAATCGAGGTGGCACGCTCGCGGCGGCGGGGGAACGTCTGGCGCTGGATGCGTCGACTGTCTTTCGTTCAATACAGCGCATAGAGCGTGGCTTGGGGCAACAGCTCTTTGCCAGATCACGCAACGGCTATTTGGCGTTGGAGCTGGCGCAAGTGTTGACCGCTCATGCAGAGCAATTAGAGCGCGAGCTGGAATCAGCACGTTCTGCCGCCCAGCTTGTGCCCGATCAGGTCTCTGGCACCGTGCGCCTTTCCACGACCGACACCATTTTGCATGGTCTGGTCGCTGGCGTACTCCCATCCTTACGAGTGGCACACCCACTGCTTGAGCTTGAAATGCATACGGGAAATGAACTGGCCAATCTGACTCGCAGAGATGCAGATATCGCGTTGCGCGCCACGAAAAAGCCACCACAACATTTAGTCGGAAAGCGTATCGGCCCTATCCGAATTGCCTTGTTTGCGTCAGCAAAAAGTGGTATCCAAAATTTGGACGATGTCCGTGCACAGAATAGTGCATGGATAGCTCCTGATGATGCTCTGCCAGAGCACCCCTCGGTATTGTGGAGAAAAAAATACTTTCCGAAAGTGCAGCCGCAATATCGGGTCAGCAGTATCTTAACCGTCGCTGAATTTGTGGCGCAGGGCGTGGGTGTCGGTATTGTCCCGCTATTCTTAGGCCAGCATCGTAGTGAACTGCGACAAATTACCGATGCGCTCGACGAGAACCAAACTGAACTCTGGCTACTCACACACACGGAATCGAGACATCTCAGGCGCGTGTCTACCGTGTTCGCACATTTGGCTAACCAGCTTATCTTGAATTAG
- a CDS encoding DoxX family protein: MKNTSTQYGISLLRVSLGIMWLAHAGLKYFVFTLPGTAGYFESIGFAGFLAYPVFAAELFGGIALIFGLYARQISLALVPVMLTATWVHLPNGWGHTSPGGGWEYPLFLSIASISLWLIGDGSFAARRSQRFIFS, from the coding sequence ATGAAAAATACTTCGACCCAATACGGCATCAGCTTATTACGCGTTAGCCTGGGCATCATGTGGCTGGCGCATGCCGGTTTAAAGTATTTCGTTTTTACGTTGCCGGGCACTGCCGGGTATTTTGAAAGTATCGGTTTTGCCGGATTTTTGGCGTATCCGGTATTTGCTGCCGAACTTTTCGGTGGCATCGCCTTAATTTTTGGCCTCTACGCCAGGCAAATTTCATTGGCGCTAGTGCCTGTCATGTTGACCGCGACATGGGTACATCTGCCAAATGGTTGGGGCCACACTAGCCCAGGCGGTGGTTGGGAATACCCACTATTTCTCAGCATCGCCTCGATCTCACTTTGGTTGATTGGCGATGGCAGTTTTGCCGCCCGCCGCAGCCAACGCTTTATTTTTTCTTAA
- a CDS encoding glutathione S-transferase family protein, with the protein MSTPSIPLPALTLLSHPLCPYVQRAAILLTEKGIPFERKDIDLANKPKWFLQLSPLGKTPVLMVGDEAIFESAVICEYLDETQSPRLHPEHPLQRARHRAWMEFGSTILNSIAGFYNALDEKTLALKVNEIAERFAQIELALGERGGYFSGDDFSIVDAVFGPLFRYFDTFELIDDFHFFEHTPKVRAWRQQLASRPSIQGAVSDDYQDLLKTFLVDRQSALSKRMETH; encoded by the coding sequence ATGTCGACCCCTAGCATACCTCTGCCCGCATTGACATTACTCAGCCATCCTTTGTGCCCATACGTACAACGTGCGGCAATTTTACTCACCGAAAAAGGAATTCCTTTCGAACGAAAAGACATCGATCTGGCGAACAAGCCAAAATGGTTTTTGCAGCTATCACCGCTAGGGAAAACGCCTGTCTTGATGGTGGGCGATGAGGCAATCTTTGAATCCGCTGTGATCTGTGAATACCTCGATGAAACGCAAAGCCCACGCCTGCATCCTGAGCATCCGCTGCAACGTGCTCGACACCGGGCATGGATGGAATTTGGCTCTACCATCTTGAACAGCATAGCGGGTTTCTACAATGCACTGGATGAGAAAACGCTCGCATTGAAGGTCAATGAAATAGCAGAAAGATTCGCTCAAATAGAATTGGCATTAGGCGAGCGAGGTGGATATTTTTCCGGAGACGATTTTTCGATCGTCGATGCAGTATTCGGGCCACTTTTTCGTTATTTCGACACGTTTGAGTTGATTGATGATTTCCACTTTTTCGAGCACACGCCAAAAGTGCGCGCCTGGCGCCAACAATTAGCATCGCGTCCGTCAATCCAAGGCGCTGTTAGTGACGACTATCAAGATCTATTAAAAACATTTTTAGTCGATCGGCAATCCGCCTTATCAAAACGAATGGAAACGCATTAG
- a CDS encoding DUF2867 domain-containing protein gives MNIEATEVPTFSALNESLKTAYFYDCYSVELPPDSRSPLELYLSVFSRTPRWIDALMNMRNKIGVRLGLKDMGQLSSIDSQKPSQAYQIGDQAGIFKVLELHECEVILGETDKHLDVKISVAKQDKPGCTLVSVSTVVHVHNYMGRLYMLFVTPAHRIIAPATLSKLAQCLH, from the coding sequence ATGAACATAGAAGCCACTGAAGTACCGACATTTAGCGCACTCAATGAGAGCTTGAAAACAGCCTACTTTTACGACTGCTACTCCGTCGAACTCCCCCCCGACTCGAGAAGCCCTCTCGAACTCTATTTGAGTGTCTTCTCGCGTACCCCGCGTTGGATTGACGCTCTCATGAACATGCGCAATAAGATCGGTGTGCGATTGGGGCTCAAAGATATGGGGCAGTTGAGTAGCATCGATTCTCAAAAGCCCTCTCAGGCTTACCAAATCGGCGATCAGGCGGGCATCTTCAAGGTGCTCGAACTGCACGAGTGCGAAGTCATCCTTGGGGAAACAGATAAGCACTTGGACGTGAAGATCTCTGTCGCAAAGCAAGACAAGCCCGGATGCACCTTGGTTTCGGTTTCTACCGTGGTTCATGTACACAACTACATGGGCCGTCTGTACATGCTCTTCGTCACGCCAGCCCATCGCATCATTGCTCCCGCAACATTGTCTAAACTAGCTCAATGCCTTCATTAA